One genomic window of Corythoichthys intestinalis isolate RoL2023-P3 chromosome 18, ASM3026506v1, whole genome shotgun sequence includes the following:
- the arhgap32b gene encoding rho GTPase-activating protein 32 isoform X4 — protein MKSRPTKQKLKQRGILRERVFGCDLGEHLLNSGHDVPQVLKSCTEFIEKHGVVDGIYRLSGIASNIQKLRHEFDSEQIPDLTKDVYIQDIHCVGSLCKLYFRELPNPLLTYQLYEKFSEAVSAATDEERLIKIHDVIQQLPPPHYRTLEFLMRHLSRLAAFSYITNMHSKNLAIVWAPNLLRSKQIESACFSGTAAFMEVRIQSVVVEFILNHVDVLFSTKLSSLIREGAGHNTLSRPKSLLVSSPSTKLLSLEEAQARTQAQINSPVTEDSKYIEVGEGPAALQGKFHTVIEFPTERKRPPVKSKKSPVGSWRSFFNLGKSSSLSKRKLQRNPSEPNELKAMALTGGRGDTATLRSAKSEESLSSLHNVEGESKVYRPRRPRSSSDALSTSFNAELLDGRQHCNSYDNLGAAEDSDGDDGPICVPALISPPRSAGEEVDLSPPDIGMASLDFDPMSFQCSLPDAAYAFPLVDPHAGAEGSTLKRSPGTLWGKTNGSDLISSSFLDNLTSSLLSTEKVESQKLTTSYSYSDKPTQAVSPIRNLKTVTSVSSELLSVEVPDRITSEEVGAPEMLSPPKAGKDSPISVKAEPSLIEAFQMELHSKLATLDSADCEELNREDSFQQVSNGTQNLKGGKHADPDAKDMTTHSLSTLATVSAPPPPAPKEAERVLALVLAESAEQVSVQPQQWSAEHLTPVSPLQPHAPDIQVSPGPLFQTSYEGGDKQGSSVSQNITVSFVTPVPCIPALSSLSKEQQALELTKMKTRPSDSAKAIKTPEIDSISSGTLDKKVSQSTVNPNSPIRSPESQSFVVHDLVSTSITDTKPLAFESSAAFPGSSIKDARGSRQHPVEVKNKEGAKPICVPKSSSSEQQAPAVPKAKKPGLPQSQHPTQTQRQCQAQKLRPSHTQIPPQTQSLSKTSSITALTSSEHVDTSYPELAKINPNGSTPPAPPIRTMESKLATAALSQSEAAYQSLGEKSAAGHLEDVIPHHSLSPHKPSTHLHYVKGDAVLFEPSGVAYYHQRPVSMGPQTMPHHYRQNSVPSHLPYVSKSEPQIPYSARLDNKYSTLGPRSYHHSIKARGNTRSFYGAPGHQGYSHDRTQGYPTIRRVHSLHVPTTIRTVPIQRTEVPPDDMFYYHRPLYPCKPYQQPPQQSSQADYHVTQLQPYFENGRVQYRYSPYSGSMPLEAPYYDIDPYGTIRVHHLHSASRDSGSAVCRPNGKATGYHYLARHVLPPGKEHSFVSRDMPPSHCTKEVPSYLSWDPEESECLRMQSIRRESRARQKIKGPVLSQYDNIGSFTPVDIPGYDTLHSRSKSDPGKALPGATEGKDGRYLPRHMVSDPNVLVCLETDKHSQAGQTGDKLDGLAKQSSSKKCQSSHSIPATLSGLSHQQESSQHETSSEKLVESGGRSKHWQPPHPNKRSLQTRYECPDAEYRGKAKTTDTHHGPEDQPSALKEQLAHCKPERSHSMREQHLYSHVKDEPDGDYLYHKHGSKPAQSHYDNLDDYHPVPQPQGSVPKRSGCSPYPVPGFAHNRAYSTALGQGAFLQTDLGIQRPETEICTE, from the exons GCACGAGTTTGACTCTGAGCAAATTCCCGACCTGACCAAGGATGTTTACATCCAGGACATCCACTGTGTTGGCTCGCTGTGCAAGCTCTACTTCAGAGAACTGCCCAACCCCTTGCTTACCTATCAGCTCTATGAAAAATTTTCT GAGGCCGTATCAGCAGCAACAGATGAAGAACGACTTATTAAAATCCATGACGTCATCCAGCAACTTCCTCCTCCACATTACAG AACTCTAGAGTTTCTCATGAGACACCTGTCCCGCCTGGCGGCATTCAGCTACATCACCAACATGCACAGTAAAAACCTGGCGATTGTCTGGGCCCCCAACCTGCTGAG ATCAAAACAGATTGAATCGGCATGCTTCAGTGGCACAGCAGCCTTCATGGAAGTTAGAATCCAGTCGGTTGTGGTTGAGTTCATTCTCAACCATGTGGATGTGCTGTTCAGCACCAAACTTAGCTCATTAATTCGTGAGGGAGCAG GTCATAACACATTGTCACGGCCAAAGTCCCTGCTGGTTTCATCACCATCTACTAAACTTCTAAGTTTGGAGGAGGCTCAGGCTAGAACTCAGGCTCAGATCAACTCTCCAGTTACTGAAGATAGCAAGTACATTGAGGTTGGCGAAGGTCCTGCAGCCCTGCAGGGCAAGTTCCACACCGTCATAGAGTTTCCCACAGAGAG GAAGAGGCCTCCTGTTAAATCGAAAAAATCTCCTGTGGGTAGTTGGCGTTCTTTTTTCAACCTTGGCAAGTCTTCCTCCCTGTCCAAGCGAAAGCTGCAACGCAACCCGAGTGAGCCCAATGAACTAAAGGCAATGGCTCTCACTG GTGGCAGAGGAGATACGGCTACGTTGAGATCAGCTAAAAGTGAAGAGTCACTGAGTTCTCTACATAACGTTGAAG GAGAATCAAAAGTGTATCGTCCAAGGCGGCCACGGTCAAGCAGCGATGCCCTTTCGACTTCATTCAATGCAGAGTTGTTGGACGGTCGACAGCACTGCAACTCTTACGACAACCTAGGAGCCGCAGAGGACAGCGACGGAGACGATGGGCCCATCTGTGTACCCGCTCTGATCTCGCCTCCACGCTCCGCTGGTGAAGAAGTGGACCTCAGCCCCCCAGACATCGGCATGGCCTCCTTGGACTTTGACCCCATGTCTTTCCAGTGCAGCCTCCCTGACGCGGCTTATGCGTTTCCCCTGGTGGATCCGCATGCAGGGGCTGAAGGTTCCACATTGAAGAGGAGCCCTGGTACACTTTGGGGAAAGACTAACGGATCAGACCTCATCTCTTCCTCCTTCCTCGACAACTTGACATCATCCTTGTTGTCCACAGAGAAAGTAGAAAGTCAGAAACTCACCACTTCCTATTCATACTCTGATAAACCCACACAAGCTGTGTCGCCCATTCGGAATCTAAAGACTGTAACTTCTGTCTCTTCAGAGCTTTTATCTGTAGAGGTGCCTGACAGGATTACCAGCGAAGAGGTGGGAGCTCCAGAAATGTTATCTCCTCCCAAAGCAGGAAAAGACTCTCCTATTTCTGTAAAAGCTGAGCCATCGCTAATTGAAGCTTTTCAAATGGAGCTGCACTCCAAACTGGCAACCCTTGACAGTGCTGACTGCGAAGAATTAAACCGAGAGGACTCTTTTCAACAGGTGTCAAATGGAACCCAGAACCTTAAAG gaggaaaacatgcagatccAGACGCAAAAGATATGACCACACATTCCCTCAGCACTCTCGCTACCGTTTCAGCGCCGCCGCCCCCTGCTCCAAAAGAGGCGGAACGTGTCTTAGCCCTGGTTCTTGCTGAGTCAGCAGAGCAAGTCTCCGTACAGCCCCAGCAATGGTCTGCCGAGCACCTGACACCAGTGTCCCCTCTGCAGCCGCATGCTCCCGACATCCAGGTCTCACCGGGTCCGCTCTTCCAGACTTCCTATGAGGGGGGAGACAAACAAGGAAGTTCTGTGTCACAAAATATCACCGTCTCTTTCGTCACCCCCGTCCCGTGCATTCCTGCTTTGTCAAGTCTGTCAAAAGAACAGCAGGCGCTTGAGTTGACTAAAATGAAAACTAGGCCATCAGACAGTGCCAAGGCCATAAAAACTCCAGAAATTGACTCAATTTCTTCTGGTACACTTGATAAAAAGGTCTCTCAAAGTACAGTCAACCCAAATTCTCCTATCAGGAGTCCAGAAAGTCAGTCCTTTGTTGTACATGACTTGGTTTCCACCagcattacagataccaaaccacTGGCATTTGAAAGCAGTGCAGCCTTTCCCGGTAGCAGCATCAAAGACGCAAGAGGCTCACGACAACATCCTGTTGAG GTCAAGAACAAGGAAGGCGCAAAGCCCATTTGTGTTCCAAAATCCTCATCATCGGAGCAGCAGGCTCCAGCAGTCCCAAAAGCCAAAAAACCAGGGCTACCACAATCCCAACATCCAACGCAAACTCAACGCCAATGCCAAGCCCAGAAACTGCGCCCGTCCCACACGCAAATTCCACCCCAAACTCAGTCACTGTCAAAAACCAGTTCAATAACTGCACTGACCTCCTCTGAGCATGTTGATACCTCTTACCCAGAGTTAGCTAAAATCAACCCCAATGGATCCACACCCCCAGCCCCTCCAATCCGCACTATGGAGAGCAAACTAGCCACAGCTGCACTCAGTCAGAGTGAAGCTGCGTATCAGAGCTTAGGTGAGAAATCCGCAGCTGGCCATCTAGAGGAtgtgattcctcaccattctctTTCTCCTCATAAACCTTCCACGCATCTCCACTATGTTAAAGGTGACGCAGTCCTATTCGAGCCTTCGGGAGTTGCCTATTACCACCAGAGGCCCGTTTCAATGGGTCCGCAGACCATGCCCCACCACTACAGACAAAACAGCGTCCCCTCACACCTCCCTTACGTGTCTAAGTCTGAACCGCAGATACCTTACAGTGCCCGACttgacaataaatacagcacttTAGGCCCTAGGTCCTACCACCATTCTATCAAGGCAAGAGGAAACACCCGGAGTTTTTACGGGGCTCCGGGACATCAGGGTTATAGCCATGACAGAACCCAGGGCTATCCCACCATTCGCAGAGTCCACTCGCTCCACGTTCCTACCACTATCCGCACAGTACCTATCCAAAGAACTGAAGTTCCTCCAGACGATATGTTCTATTACCATCGACCTCTGTATCCGTGCAAACCCTACCAGCAGCCCCCGCAGCAGTCCTCGCAAGCCGACTATCACGTCACTCAACTGCAGCCTTACTTTGAGAACGGCCGAGTCCAGTACCGCTACAGTCCGTACTCTGGTTCTATGCCTCTAGAGGCTCCTTACTACGATATCGACCCTTACGGCACCATCCGCGTACACCATCTCCACTCGGCCAGTAGAGATTCAGGTAGCGCGGTATGCAGACCCAACGGAAAGGCTACAGGGTACCACTACCTCGCTCGCCATGTTCTCCCACCCGGAAAGGAGCACAGTTTTGTGAGCAGGGACATGCCGCCGAGTCATTGCACCAAGGAAGTTCCTTCTTACCTCTCCTGGGACCCCGAGGAGTCGGAATGTCTACGCATGCAGTCTATCCGTAGAGAGAGCAGGGCCAGGCAGAAGATTAAAGGTCCAGTTCTCTCTCAGTATGACAATATAGGCTCGTTTACACCAGTCGATATCCCTGGCTATGACACTTTGCACTCGCGCAGTAAGTCTGATCCAGGTAAAGCTTTGCCGGGTGCAACCGAGGGCAAAGACGGTCGCTATCTACCCAGACACATGGTCTCCGACCCTAACGTCTTAGTATGTTTGGAGACGGACAAGCACTCCCAAGCTGGTCAAACAGGAGACAAATTGGACGGGCTGGCGAAGCAAAGCAGCTCTAAGAAATGCCAATCATCCCATTCCATTCCTGCGACTCTGAGCGGACTCTCCCATCAGCAGGAGAGCAGCCAGCACGAGACTTCAAGTGAAAAGCTTGTCGAAAGCGGCGGCCGGTCCAAACACTGGCAGCCGCCCCACCCGAACAAGAGGAGTTTACAGACACGTTACGAGTGCCCTGACGCCGAATACCGAGGTAAAGCTAAAACGACTGACACTCATCACGGTCCAGAAGATCAGCCGTCCGCTCTCAAGGAGCAGCTCGCCCACTGCAAACCCGAACGATCGCACAGTATGCGCGAGCAACATCTCTATAGCCACGTCAAGGATGAACCGGACGGAGACTACTTGTATCACAAACACGGCAGCAAACCCGCGCAATCCCACTACGACAACTTGGACGATTACCACCCAGTACCTCAACCCCAGGGCTCTGTTCCAAAACGCAGTGGCTGTAGTCCCTACCCGGTCCCGGGATTTGCGCACAACAGAGCGTACTCCACAGCGTTAGGCCAGGGAGCCTTCCTCCAGACTGACCTGGGTATCCAGAGGCCAGAAACGGAGATATGTACGGAATAA